The following nucleotide sequence is from Actinomycetota bacterium.
CTGCCGCACCTACCGTCGCTCTTGTTGCGACCTCTCCGCCAGCGCGTGCAAGAAACCGGCAGGGGACGTGATCCTCAAGCCCTTCCCGGCGGCCCGGGACCTGGCTTCCAGGAAATGCCTGTCCCCGCTCACCAGTAAATCCACGTCCGCCGCGTGAGCCGCGGCGGCTATGGGCGCGTCGTCCCTGCCCACCACCTTCTCCCATGCGCCGACTTCCCCGGGACCGGGATCAGTGCAGACTTCCAAGGGGATGTTCACAAGGAATGCGTTCAGGAAGGGCAGGGCTCCCGGCAGCTTCTCCGCCAGGGTGCGAACGACCTCGTCCAGTACCTGGCGGGAAACCACCACGCGGAAGCTGCCCCCCGCCGCTTCCTCCAGGATCTTTCCGGGGGCACCTTTACGGGAATAGAAACCGGAAAAGAAGACGTTGCTGTCCAGGAAGGCACGCACCCCGGCCTCGCGCGGCCCGTTACCGCCCACCGACGCGCTCCCCGCCTGCCTTCCGCCGCGCCTTCCTTCCCGCTTTCAGCAGCTCCTCCTCGCTGATCCCGGACCTTTCAAAGCAGGCCCGGATCTCCTCCAGCGCGACCAGCGCCTTCTTCTTCTTGGGCCTGGCGACGAGCGCGTCCCCCTCCACCTTCAGATCCAACAGGTCTCCCGGTTCGAGGGACAGGGAAGCGCATATCTCCGGCGGCAGCGTCAACTGCCGCTTGGGTCGCAGCCTCACCTGGACTTCCTTCCCCTCCGACACTATCCTACCTCCTACGTCAGATGTAAGATCTCTTACCAAGGATAGCACGGCCGCCTGCATGGCGACAACCCACCCCTGTCCACGCTTCGCAAACCCATTCGCATGGGGTCACATCTTCGATCTTCGACCCACGATGCCCATGCGTGCCCATTCTTGATCGATGAGGCCTTACCCGCCTTTCATGAGGCTCCACCTCGAGCCCTTAGCCCTTCAGCGCCTGATCTTAGCGCCTGATCCAAAGCAGCGACTCCTCTACCCGAAATCCCGAAACGACCGTGCCGGCCGGGCCGGAGGAATTCACCCTTGGATAGCGAGATATAACAACTGGTTGCACGTGGAAACGACCGGGCTGGCCGGGCCGGCCGGGCCGGAGGGATTTGCCTCGATGACTTTCTATCCTGATTCGGCGTTGCAACCGAAGATCGAAGATGTGACCCCGCGATTGAAGATCGAAGATGAGACTCCACGATTCCCCCGCGATTGAAGATCGAAGATGTGACCCCACGATTCCCGCGCGATTGAAGATCGAAGATGTGATCCCGCGATTCCTGAAGATGTGACCCCACGATTCCCCAATCGCAAGGAAGTGATGGATAATACTGGTAGGTATGTTCCGCAGGGCTCGAGCCCTTCCTACAAACCCGTTTCGCCCTCCCGCATCGCCTTTATCGCGGGTTCTCCCTCCACCGAGGGCTCCGAGCCGTTGGCCGGTGGCGGCTCCTGCACGGCGGGCGGCTCTACCACGTCCGGCAGGGGCTCTTCCACGGCGGGGGGCGTCTCCCGGCCCGGCGAAGGCGTAACCCCGCCCGTTTCCGCTTCCCCGCCCCCCTCGAGCGGCGCGGCGGGCAACCACGGCAGCGATGACCTGGGCACCTCCACCGCCCTCACGTCAGCGGGGGTGATCATCCCCTCCAGGAGCAGGGGCCAGTCCCCCGGGTCCAGGAGCACCACGTCATAATCCCGCTGCGGCGCACCCCTCAAGTCGA
It contains:
- a CDS encoding PIN domain-containing protein; translation: MGGNGPREAGVRAFLDSNVFFSGFYSRKGAPGKILEEAAGGSFRVVVSRQVLDEVVRTLAEKLPGALPFLNAFLVNIPLEVCTDPGPGEVGAWEKVVGRDDAPIAAAAHAADVDLLVSGDRHFLEARSRAAGKGLRITSPAGFLHALAERSQQERR
- a CDS encoding AbrB/MazE/SpoVT family DNA-binding domain-containing protein — encoded protein: MSEGKEVQVRLRPKRQLTLPPEICASLSLEPGDLLDLKVEGDALVARPKKKKALVALEEIRACFERSGISEEELLKAGRKARRKAGGERVGGR